The proteins below are encoded in one region of Segatella copri:
- a CDS encoding ADP-ribosylglycohydrolase family protein, with protein sequence MENETLKERFLGTIFGQAVGDALGLSTEFMSKQEVDRFYPNGIEDYSQIVQDDHRRRWQRGDWTDDTDMMLCILDSFVACQKVDILDIARRFKEWMMNGGMGIGRHTYNVMALGDYTSNPQKAAEIIWKMGKKKAAANGAVMRTSVVGLMKDNVAYNAENICKLTHYDSRCVGSCVIVSSIIHALVFENRILDYEEVIGIAKQYDERIVPFVDLAYYEGLDSLCLDDEKSMGYTLRTLGAALWAYWHATSYKEAILKIVLSGGDADTNAAVAGAILGAKFGINQIPEEWKNGLLHASMLHNKVQNFYAMYR encoded by the coding sequence ATGGAAAATGAAACTTTAAAAGAAAGATTCCTCGGTACCATCTTCGGGCAAGCTGTAGGAGATGCTTTGGGGCTGAGCACGGAGTTTATGTCCAAGCAAGAGGTGGATCGTTTTTATCCTAATGGGATAGAGGATTATTCTCAAATCGTGCAGGATGATCATCGTCGTCGTTGGCAAAGAGGCGATTGGACTGATGATACCGACATGATGCTATGCATCTTAGATTCTTTTGTGGCTTGTCAAAAGGTAGATATTCTTGATATAGCCAGAAGATTTAAGGAATGGATGATGAATGGAGGCATGGGAATTGGTCGGCATACATATAATGTAATGGCTCTTGGTGACTATACTTCGAATCCACAGAAGGCTGCAGAGATTATCTGGAAGATGGGAAAGAAAAAAGCTGCAGCTAATGGGGCTGTTATGAGAACTTCGGTGGTAGGACTTATGAAGGACAATGTGGCTTATAATGCAGAGAATATCTGTAAGCTAACTCATTATGATTCTCGCTGTGTGGGCTCTTGCGTTATCGTTTCTTCTATCATACATGCTCTTGTCTTTGAAAACAGGATATTGGATTATGAAGAGGTGATTGGCATTGCCAAACAATATGATGAACGAATCGTTCCATTTGTTGACTTGGCATATTATGAAGGTCTGGATTCTTTGTGCCTGGATGATGAAAAGAGTATGGGATATACGCTCAGAACTTTAGGGGCTGCCCTATGGGCTTATTGGCATGCAACCTCGTATAAGGAGGCTATCTTGAAGATTGTTTTATCAGGCGGAGATGCAGATACCAATGCTGCAGTAGCAGGGGCTATCCTGGGCGCTAAATTTGGAATAAACCAAATTCCTGAAGAATGGAAGAATGGTCTTCTCCATGCTTCTATGCTCCATAACAAGGTGCAGAATTTCTACGCAATGTATCGCTAA
- a CDS encoding ADP-ribosylglycohydrolase family protein: MGKHKTKRAESPFPTTGIIGAIAGDCFGAAYEFHPVKHGDFDIYKEPRFTDDTVMTLAVAKWLTIDPEHTHEKLVECMKELGRKYMFVGYGKKFLRWIISRKTEPYNSYGNGSAMRVSPCSFYAKTLDEALLLAKISAEVTHNHPEGIKGAQAIAACIFLARQGKDKKQICDYVEAHFEGYNLHRTLAEIRPDYGFRVSCQSSVPESIISYLEADSYTSVIRNAISLGGDADTMACMAGGIAVATKGMGMPEDLARCVYNNVLDDNLRQILNEFNLYLKEYKRE; this comes from the coding sequence ATGGGAAAGCACAAGACTAAAAGGGCAGAGTCGCCCTTTCCTACAACTGGTATCATTGGAGCAATCGCTGGCGATTGCTTCGGGGCTGCGTATGAATTTCATCCAGTGAAGCATGGGGACTTCGATATATATAAAGAGCCTCGTTTTACGGATGATACGGTTATGACCTTGGCTGTTGCAAAATGGCTGACGATAGATCCTGAACATACTCATGAGAAGCTCGTGGAGTGTATGAAAGAATTGGGACGGAAGTATATGTTTGTTGGCTATGGGAAGAAGTTCTTGCGGTGGATTATTAGTAGAAAAACGGAACCGTATAACAGCTATGGCAACGGTTCTGCCATGCGAGTAAGTCCATGTAGCTTTTATGCCAAGACATTGGATGAGGCTTTACTGCTTGCTAAGATTTCTGCAGAGGTGACTCATAACCATCCTGAAGGGATCAAGGGGGCGCAGGCTATAGCTGCTTGTATCTTCCTGGCTCGTCAAGGAAAAGACAAGAAGCAAATATGTGATTATGTTGAGGCTCATTTTGAAGGCTACAATCTTCACCGTACTCTTGCAGAAATACGTCCCGATTATGGATTTAGGGTTAGTTGTCAGTCGAGTGTTCCTGAATCTATCATCTCATATCTCGAAGCAGATAGTTATACTTCTGTTATCCGTAATGCCATCTCTCTTGGTGGTGATGCAGATACCATGGCGTGCATGGCTGGAGGAATAGCTGTTGCAACCAAAGGGATGGGAATGCCGGAAGATCTGGCTCGTTGTGTATATAATAATGTGCTTGATGATAATCTTCGTCAGATTCTTAATGAGTTTAATTTGTATCTGAAGGAGTATAAAAGGGAATAA
- a CDS encoding AAA domain-containing protein — MKYNRKQYQDFLSTEIETQVRGYEQIVNTKALVLKNRGDVFVGMFIKINDQGIAIFKVRQSDKMPRKNSFWTAVYYIDPMSKFRHWGDFSWLELREKYQKDFSDAYCCWLSKSDDDDFCLVGFKNIAIEFAELLTPNVIVAFGPNDPPLQYLQNLLTYTETVSTDPVLDAELGTHMWTPTPIEANEDSNNLLLEYLDNSSHLIIQGPPGTGKTYRMANLARHLLDKNKSVLVTALTNQALMELAAKETLDDYIKRGCVSKTSLTIDETRQLNLKKVKENKCNPIKGELTLASFYVSSGWTSEESVFDYVIMDEASQALYPMIAVSFKLGKKVIWVGDQKQLSPIVLTNEDIINGNNWNDIVNGFNTLCNSTDYKSFLLKDTFRLTKRGAECTGVFYDNLLNSVSEYQTIPVNISWLKSDGGPVIEYLSLPLGEKSPEIAISFILSKVKSILEVSSKASIAVLCKFKDSIRSLQKAFVLGLSVKNLPDNIKIETVDRVQGLTVDYCFFIIPNVSTRYSLQSELFNVATSRARYCTIIVADKLLLKENMNEDVRKYLLKASNDSYVSLAKTISSGSITLTIKDKIDLSKFERKRTELVEGKENIYIIDTNVFVNCPDIINKIGKKYKIIIPSTVLEELDKLKIKEGVDKTILSKAAKNISVAFTQKYSCMEDANISLLPNGFDRRNPDCKILSVALKHSEENPILLTSDNMLAARAKGLGITTITLKEFLK; from the coding sequence ATGAAATATAATAGAAAACAATATCAAGACTTTCTTTCTACAGAAATAGAAACCCAAGTTAGAGGTTACGAGCAAATCGTAAACACTAAAGCTTTGGTTTTAAAGAACCGTGGGGATGTTTTTGTGGGAATGTTCATAAAGATTAACGATCAAGGAATTGCGATATTTAAAGTCCGCCAGTCTGATAAGATGCCTCGTAAGAATTCTTTTTGGACGGCAGTTTATTACATTGACCCTATGTCTAAGTTTAGGCATTGGGGAGATTTTTCATGGTTGGAACTTCGAGAGAAATATCAGAAAGATTTTTCTGATGCTTATTGTTGTTGGCTTTCAAAATCCGACGACGATGACTTTTGTTTAGTAGGTTTTAAAAATATAGCCATCGAATTTGCCGAATTATTAACCCCAAATGTCATCGTTGCTTTTGGACCAAATGATCCTCCTCTTCAATATCTGCAAAATTTGCTAACATACACAGAAACAGTATCTACGGACCCTGTTTTGGATGCTGAGTTGGGTACCCATATGTGGACTCCAACTCCTATTGAGGCCAACGAGGATTCTAACAATTTACTATTAGAGTATTTGGACAATTCTAGTCATCTCATTATACAAGGACCTCCAGGAACTGGCAAGACATATCGTATGGCTAATCTTGCCAGACATCTTTTAGATAAGAACAAAAGTGTGCTTGTGACCGCTCTGACTAATCAAGCATTGATGGAACTTGCAGCAAAGGAAACTCTTGATGATTATATAAAAAGAGGATGTGTTTCTAAAACGAGTTTAACTATTGATGAGACTCGACAACTTAATCTAAAAAAAGTCAAAGAGAACAAGTGTAACCCCATAAAAGGAGAATTGACTCTTGCATCTTTTTATGTGTCGAGCGGTTGGACATCTGAAGAATCGGTTTTTGACTATGTAATAATGGATGAAGCAAGCCAGGCTTTATACCCAATGATTGCTGTTTCATTTAAACTGGGTAAAAAGGTGATATGGGTTGGTGATCAAAAGCAACTTTCACCTATTGTACTAACGAATGAAGATATAATTAATGGGAATAATTGGAATGACATTGTCAATGGTTTCAATACACTTTGTAACAGCACTGATTATAAATCGTTTCTTTTGAAGGATACATTCCGTTTGACAAAAAGAGGGGCAGAATGTACAGGTGTGTTTTATGATAACTTGCTTAATTCTGTGTCCGAATACCAAACCATTCCCGTGAACATAAGTTGGCTGAAAAGTGATGGTGGTCCTGTTATAGAATATCTGTCACTTCCTCTTGGCGAGAAATCTCCAGAGATAGCAATCAGTTTTATACTTTCCAAAGTAAAAAGTATTCTTGAGGTTTCGTCAAAGGCTAGTATTGCAGTATTGTGTAAATTTAAAGATTCAATTCGTTCATTGCAGAAAGCGTTTGTGTTAGGTTTGTCAGTAAAAAATCTTCCGGATAACATAAAGATTGAGACTGTTGATCGTGTGCAAGGTCTTACTGTAGATTACTGCTTTTTTATTATACCAAATGTATCTACAAGATATTCCCTACAAAGTGAATTGTTTAATGTAGCAACGTCTCGTGCTCGTTATTGTACCATTATTGTAGCGGACAAATTGCTTTTAAAAGAAAATATGAACGAAGATGTACGTAAGTATCTGTTAAAAGCTTCTAACGATTCTTATGTGTCGTTGGCCAAAACTATTTCGTCTGGCTCTATTACTTTAACGATAAAGGATAAAATTGACCTATCTAAATTTGAAAGAAAAAGAACAGAGTTAGTTGAAGGAAAAGAAAACATTTACATTATAGATACAAATGTTTTTGTAAATTGTCCTGATATCATTAATAAGATTGGTAAGAAGTATAAAATAATAATACCATCTACAGTTCTTGAAGAATTAGATAAGCTCAAAATTAAAGAAGGTGTTGACAAGACAATACTTAGCAAAGCTGCAAAAAACATTTCTGTAGCGTTTACTCAAAAGTATTCTTGTATGGAAGATGCTAATATTTCTCTTCTTCCAAATGGGTTTGACCGAAGAAATCCTGATTGTAAAATTTTATCTGTGGCTCTTAAACATTCTGAGGAGAACCCTATACTCCTAACATCTGACAACATGTTAGCTGCAAGAGCAAAGGGATTAGGCATAACAACTATTACGCTGAAAGAGTTCTTAAAATGA